A window of Selenomonas ruminantium subsp. lactilytica TAM6421 contains these coding sequences:
- the hisA gene encoding 1-(5-phosphoribosyl)-5-[(5-phosphoribosylamino)methylideneamino]imidazole-4-carboxamide isomerase yields the protein MIIFPAIDIRGGKCVRLLKGDFNQETVFSDSPAAMAAKWQEQGAEYLHLVDLDGALAGSSQNLAAIEEILKTVNIPTELGGGIRTMEQIDKLLNLGITRVILGSVAVKNPELVKEACAKYGERIVVGIDAKDGIVAVEGWGKSGNIGVIELAKEMKKAGVKTIIYTDISRDGTLSGVNVEATVKLAQESGVKIVASGGVKSLEDIKALKEKEAFGIEGVIAGKSIYMGTLDLPEAIKIAKS from the coding sequence ATGATTATTTTTCCGGCTATTGATATTCGTGGGGGTAAGTGTGTTCGGTTGCTGAAAGGTGACTTTAATCAGGAAACGGTGTTTTCCGATAGTCCGGCTGCTATGGCAGCTAAGTGGCAGGAGCAGGGGGCTGAGTATCTCCACTTAGTGGATTTAGATGGAGCTTTGGCTGGTTCTTCGCAGAATCTGGCGGCTATTGAGGAAATCCTGAAAACGGTGAATATCCCTACGGAGCTTGGTGGGGGAATCCGTACCATGGAGCAGATTGATAAACTGCTCAACTTGGGAATTACCCGGGTTATTCTCGGTTCCGTAGCGGTGAAAAATCCTGAACTGGTCAAAGAGGCCTGTGCGAAATATGGAGAGCGTATTGTCGTAGGCATTGATGCCAAAGATGGAATCGTGGCCGTGGAAGGCTGGGGGAAATCCGGCAATATCGGTGTGATTGAACTGGCAAAGGAAATGAAAAAAGCCGGCGTCAAGACCATCATCTATACGGATATTTCCCGGGATGGCACGTTAAGTGGCGTTAATGTAGAAGCTACCGTTAAACTGGCACAGGAAAGCGGCGTAAAGATTGTCGCTTCCGGCGGGGTAAAATCCTTGGAGGATATCAAGGCTTTAAAAGAAAAGGAAGCTTTTGGCATCGAAGGTGTAATCGCGGGTAAATCCATTTACATGGGAACCTTGGATTTGCCGGAAGCAATCAAAATCGCCAAAAGCTGA
- the hisH gene encoding imidazole glycerol phosphate synthase subunit HisH, producing MIAIIDYGVGNLFSVEKAFAALGAEAKITNDPEEIKAAEKLVLPGVGAFGDCMKNLEESGLIPLLKEEVAAGKPLLGICVGLQILFAGSEESPEAKGLGLIPGQVKRIQAEGLKVPHMGWNRLHIAEPRREQDLFAGLGQDKEYVYFVHSYHAVPEDKSVVTSATDYGERLTASVQKDNIFATQFHPEKSGDIGLHIIENFCRL from the coding sequence ATGATTGCGATAATTGATTATGGTGTAGGCAATTTATTTAGTGTGGAAAAAGCCTTTGCTGCATTAGGGGCAGAGGCAAAAATCACCAATGATCCCGAGGAAATCAAGGCGGCGGAAAAACTTGTTCTGCCTGGCGTGGGCGCCTTTGGCGACTGCATGAAAAACCTTGAAGAAAGCGGACTGATTCCTTTGCTCAAAGAGGAAGTGGCTGCTGGCAAGCCCCTGTTGGGCATTTGCGTGGGGCTGCAGATTCTCTTTGCTGGCAGCGAGGAATCGCCGGAGGCAAAAGGCTTAGGCCTGATTCCCGGTCAGGTGAAAAGAATTCAGGCAGAAGGCTTGAAAGTTCCCCATATGGGATGGAATCGGCTGCATATTGCTGAGCCTCGACGGGAGCAGGATTTATTTGCCGGGCTGGGGCAGGATAAGGAATATGTTTATTTCGTGCATAGTTATCATGCGGTGCCAGAAGATAAATCAGTAGTGACCTCTGCTACTGATTATGGGGAGCGACTTACTGCTTCGGTGCAGAAGGATAATATCTTTGCTACGCAGTTTCATCCGGAAAAGTCAGGAGATATTGGTTTGCATATAATTGAAAACTTTTGTCGGCTTTAA
- the hisB gene encoding imidazoleglycerol-phosphate dehydratase HisB, producing MSRVASIKRETAETKIALNLNLDGTGKAVVDSGIGFFDHMLNLMTAHGLLDLELRCDGDLEVDGHHSVEDIGIALGDAFKEAIGDKKGICRYGTFYLPMDEALAFVTLDISGRPFLVYDGGEMAPMVGGFDTELTEEFLRAFAVHAGITLHVKILYGTNTHHKIEAIFKALGHALRIAVSNDPKVTGVPSTKGML from the coding sequence ATGAGCAGAGTTGCTTCAATAAAAAGAGAAACCGCCGAAACAAAGATTGCCTTGAATTTGAATCTTGATGGCACGGGTAAGGCTGTGGTTGATTCCGGCATTGGTTTTTTCGATCATATGCTGAATCTCATGACGGCCCATGGCCTGCTGGATTTGGAATTGCGCTGTGACGGGGATCTGGAAGTGGACGGTCATCACAGCGTGGAAGATATCGGCATTGCCTTGGGCGATGCCTTTAAGGAAGCCATTGGCGATAAGAAGGGTATCTGCCGTTATGGCACGTTCTATCTGCCCATGGATGAGGCTTTGGCCTTTGTGACCTTGGATATCAGCGGGCGGCCATTCCTGGTCTATGATGGAGGAGAAATGGCACCCATGGTGGGCGGTTTTGATACGGAACTTACGGAAGAATTTTTGCGTGCCTTTGCGGTTCATGCGGGAATTACGCTCCATGTGAAAATTCTTTATGGCACGAATACCCATCATAAGATTGAAGCGATTTTCAAGGCTTTGGGACATGCACTGCGCATTGCCGTAAGCAATGATCCGAAAGTTACGGGGGTTCCTTCAACGAAAGGTATGCTCTAA
- the hisC gene encoding histidinol-phosphate transaminase codes for MLKYRTGLKDMPSYDVVERDWNIKVNANECNMNLPPMVEDRVMGRLSRVAFNRYPNEEYDYLCEQIADNHNLQKENVLLGNGSSEIIEKLFYCFGGTKAKKIVYPVPSFSMYGIYAKAAQAQGIAVELNEDYSLDKEKFVQVVNDEKAGLAVICNPNNPTGTGYSLADIEYIAANIHGNCALLIDEAYMEFYGQTAMSLLSQYPHLIVARTFSKAYGLASARVGYMLAAKEIVEMIDKSYMPYHMNVLSLVTADIVYQMRHEYVPRIQMMIAERKRMMTLLDKLPGVTVYPSETNFVLIKYAKAEELNEYLAEKGIGVRSFGKAPRLENCLRISMGLREENDAWYNEIKAFVEGRA; via the coding sequence ATGTTGAAATACCGTACCGGTCTGAAGGATATGCCATCCTATGATGTGGTGGAACGGGACTGGAATATAAAAGTCAACGCCAATGAATGCAATATGAATCTGCCGCCCATGGTAGAAGACCGAGTGATGGGCCGCCTTTCCCGGGTTGCCTTCAACCGCTATCCCAATGAGGAATACGACTATCTCTGCGAACAGATTGCCGACAATCACAATCTGCAGAAAGAAAATGTTCTGCTGGGCAATGGTTCCAGTGAAATCATTGAAAAACTCTTTTACTGCTTTGGCGGTACCAAAGCGAAAAAAATCGTCTATCCCGTGCCTTCCTTTTCCATGTATGGCATCTATGCCAAGGCTGCTCAGGCGCAGGGAATTGCCGTGGAACTCAACGAGGATTATTCCCTGGATAAGGAAAAATTTGTTCAGGTTGTCAACGACGAAAAGGCAGGTTTGGCGGTTATCTGCAATCCCAATAATCCCACAGGCACTGGCTATAGCCTGGCGGATATTGAGTATATTGCCGCCAATATCCATGGCAATTGTGCCCTGTTGATTGATGAAGCATATATGGAATTTTACGGCCAGACAGCCATGAGCCTGTTGAGCCAATATCCCCATCTGATCGTGGCCAGGACTTTCTCCAAAGCCTATGGTTTGGCATCTGCCCGTGTGGGTTATATGCTGGCCGCGAAGGAAATCGTGGAAATGATTGACAAGTCCTATATGCCTTATCATATGAATGTCTTGTCCCTGGTTACGGCAGATATTGTCTATCAGATGCGTCATGAATATGTGCCTCGCATCCAGATGATGATTGCGGAACGTAAACGTATGATGACTTTATTGGACAAATTGCCTGGGGTAACGGTTTATCCTTCGGAAACGAATTTTGTTCTCATAAAATACGCCAAAGCTGAAGAATTAAATGAATATCTTGCCGAAAAAGGCATCGGCGTTCGCAGCTTTGGCAAGGCACCGCGGCTGGAAAACTGTCTGCGCATTTCCATGGGCCTGCGGGAAGAAAATGATGCCTGGTACAATGAAATAAAAGCTTTTGTGGAGGGACGGGCATGA
- the hisD gene encoding histidinol dehydrogenase, whose translation MKIVKASELGEAAINKMLQKPAFDEVELSPKIREANKVTFGKDMTAAELVAQIVRDVRFEGDKAVLRYTKLIDKVECDIRDLLVTEEEFAAAEKQADPEVVESLKRAAENVRRYHEEQKPNSWMTYREQGSILGQSLIPLDRVGIYVPGGTAAYPSSVIMNAMPAAVAGVGEIIMMVPPKNGAINPYVLVAAKLAGVKKIYKIGGAQAIAALAFGTETIPRVDKITGPGNIFVTLAKKEVYGHVDIDMLAGPSEILIVADESADPVYTAADMLSQAEHDPLASSIVITDSETLARKVAIEAENQLQKLPRQEIARASLDRNGLIVIAENMQQALRFANTSAPEHLELLTQEPFQLLPYVRHAGAVFLGAYSPEPLGDYFAGPNHVLPTGGTARYYSVLNVETFMKRTSLISYTQPALSAVSEDIIRLAESEGLQAHANAIRLRRNN comes from the coding sequence ATGAAGATAGTCAAAGCAAGTGAATTAGGCGAGGCAGCCATCAATAAAATGTTGCAGAAACCTGCCTTTGATGAAGTGGAACTGAGCCCCAAAATCCGGGAAGCCAATAAGGTGACCTTTGGCAAGGATATGACGGCGGCGGAATTGGTAGCCCAGATCGTGCGGGATGTGCGCTTTGAGGGCGATAAAGCCGTTCTGCGCTATACCAAATTGATTGACAAGGTTGAATGCGATATTCGGGATTTGCTGGTGACGGAAGAAGAATTTGCCGCCGCTGAAAAACAGGCAGATCCTGAGGTAGTGGAATCTCTGAAGCGGGCGGCTGAGAATGTACGACGTTATCATGAGGAGCAGAAGCCCAATTCCTGGATGACTTATCGGGAGCAGGGCTCCATCCTGGGGCAGTCCCTGATTCCCTTGGACAGGGTTGGCATCTATGTGCCCGGCGGCACGGCGGCCTACCCGTCTTCCGTGATCATGAACGCCATGCCCGCAGCTGTGGCAGGGGTGGGCGAAATCATCATGATGGTGCCGCCCAAGAACGGCGCTATCAATCCCTATGTGCTGGTGGCGGCAAAGCTGGCTGGCGTCAAGAAGATCTATAAGATTGGCGGCGCTCAGGCCATTGCGGCGCTGGCCTTTGGCACGGAAACCATCCCCCGTGTGGACAAGATCACAGGCCCGGGCAATATCTTCGTAACCTTGGCCAAGAAGGAAGTCTATGGCCATGTGGACATCGATATGCTAGCCGGTCCCAGTGAAATCCTGATTGTGGCCGACGAAAGCGCAGATCCCGTCTATACGGCGGCAGATATGCTGAGCCAGGCCGAGCATGATCCCTTGGCTTCCAGCATTGTGATTACGGATAGCGAGACTTTAGCTCGTAAGGTAGCGATTGAAGCGGAAAACCAGCTGCAGAAACTGCCCCGTCAGGAAATCGCCCGGGCATCTTTGGACCGGAACGGCCTGATTGTCATTGCGGAGAATATGCAGCAGGCTCTGCGCTTTGCCAATACCTCTGCACCGGAACATCTGGAACTTTTGACCCAAGAACCTTTCCAGCTGCTGCCCTATGTGCGCCATGCGGGAGCTGTGTTCCTGGGCGCTTATTCCCCGGAACCGCTGGGGGATTATTTTGCCGGGCCTAACCATGTTCTGCCCACGGGGGGGACAGCCCGCTATTACAGCGTGCTGAACGTGGAAACCTTTATGAAGCGCACGAGCCTGATTTCCTATACCCAGCCGGCGCTCTCGGCAGTCAGCGAGGATATCATCCGCCTGGCGGAATCCGAAGGCCTGCAGGCACATGCCAATGCCATTCGTTTGAGGAGGAACAATTAA
- the hisG gene encoding ATP phosphoribosyltransferase has product MKSEMEYLTIALPKGKLFGLSADLLAKIGYTAEGLSDKSRKLIITNEEKKIKFIVSKTADVPTYVEYGAADIGIIGKDVLIEAEKDVYELLDMGFGKCHLMMAVPKAEKRAKLMDYNHTRVATKFPRIAEKFFRQHGMQMEYIKLNGSIELGPIVGLSESIVDIVETGTTLRENDLEEIVSIQEATARLIANRVSFKLKFDRIHTLVEELRKVLEAEAAK; this is encoded by the coding sequence ATGAAGTCTGAAATGGAGTATCTTACGATTGCCCTGCCAAAGGGAAAACTCTTTGGCCTGTCGGCAGATTTACTGGCCAAGATTGGCTATACCGCCGAAGGCCTTTCCGATAAATCCCGGAAACTCATCATCACCAATGAGGAAAAGAAAATCAAATTCATCGTGTCCAAGACCGCCGATGTGCCCACCTATGTGGAATATGGCGCAGCCGATATCGGCATCATCGGCAAGGATGTGCTTATCGAGGCGGAAAAAGATGTCTATGAGCTGCTCGATATGGGCTTTGGCAAATGCCATCTGATGATGGCGGTGCCCAAGGCCGAGAAGCGGGCCAAGCTTATGGATTATAACCATACGAGAGTGGCTACGAAATTCCCCCGCATTGCGGAAAAATTCTTCCGTCAGCACGGCATGCAGATGGAGTATATCAAGCTTAATGGTTCCATCGAATTAGGGCCTATTGTGGGGCTTTCCGAGAGTATCGTGGATATCGTGGAAACGGGCACCACCCTGCGGGAAAACGATTTGGAGGAAATCGTCTCCATCCAGGAAGCTACGGCAAGGCTTATTGCCAACCGGGTAAGCTTCAAATTGAAATTTGACCGGATTCATACTTTGGTGGAAGAATTGCGGAAAGTCTTAGAAGCGGAGGCAGCAAAATGA
- a CDS encoding HD domain-containing protein, which produces MIQRIRQFFLAITAHITATDKKWLAENLPPAAQELFYAMHPADQYHALHVARTALELWEKQPAGDKSLLLRSALLHDVGKQQGDMDVFGKVWAVLLKHFLPELAKKLARKGTGYLGHIMYISYNHAQIGADKLKRIGMVQEAEIIRYHHALEQKNEPPELKLLRAADELN; this is translated from the coding sequence ATGATACAACGCATCAGGCAATTTTTTCTGGCCATTACGGCGCACATTACGGCAACGGATAAAAAATGGCTGGCAGAGAACCTGCCACCCGCGGCCCAGGAGCTTTTCTACGCCATGCACCCGGCAGACCAGTATCACGCCTTGCATGTAGCCCGTACCGCCCTGGAATTATGGGAAAAACAGCCTGCAGGAGACAAAAGTTTGCTTCTGCGATCCGCCCTGCTTCATGATGTAGGCAAGCAGCAGGGAGATATGGATGTTTTCGGCAAGGTATGGGCAGTGCTGTTGAAGCATTTTCTCCCGGAATTGGCAAAAAAATTAGCGCGTAAAGGTACAGGATATCTAGGACATATCATGTATATTTCCTATAACCACGCACAGATAGGTGCGGATAAATTGAAACGTATTGGCATGGTGCAGGAGGCGGAAATCATCCGCTACCATCATGCCTTGGAGCAGAAAAATGAACCGCCGGAATTGAAGCTATTGCGGGCGGCGGACGAACTGAACTGA
- the hisZ gene encoding ATP phosphoribosyltransferase regulatory subunit produces MEKDCSLLKIPYGTRDFLPAEAAGKRVVETRLAELFAQWGYEEVVTPSIEYLDTLSLGGGKNIGDHLFKLFDKSNQTLALRHEMTTPIARLVSTRLQDSPLPLKLSYISSVFRYEQTQAGRQCEFYQAGVELMGPGSPATDAEVVALAVTGLLRSGLTEFTVCLGQVEFLTGILNQYRLSKEEQDNLKAAMERRNLVELNELVDALNLPENAKTVLKKLPLLNGGEELLKEAYDLALNEQSRRALDNLAEIYRLLKAYKVEQYVRFDLGIIRDFSYYTGMVFEVYAPGLGYPLCGGGRYDHLLADFGTACPATGFALGIERILLAIERQQLPMHSLPRDIYVGYAAGKETQAIERAAALRAEGKSVELAVSSQTEAAAKDSQQQKNYAALEYIQ; encoded by the coding sequence ATGGAAAAAGATTGCAGTTTACTGAAAATCCCGTATGGCACCAGGGATTTCCTGCCCGCTGAGGCAGCAGGCAAGCGGGTGGTGGAAACCCGTCTGGCAGAGCTCTTCGCCCAGTGGGGTTATGAAGAAGTGGTTACGCCTTCCATTGAGTATCTGGATACGCTGAGCCTGGGAGGCGGCAAGAATATCGGGGATCATCTGTTCAAGCTGTTTGACAAGTCAAATCAGACATTGGCCCTGCGCCACGAAATGACTACTCCCATCGCCCGTCTGGTCAGTACCCGTCTGCAGGACAGCCCGCTGCCCTTGAAACTTTCCTATATCAGCAGCGTGTTCCGCTATGAACAGACGCAGGCAGGACGCCAGTGTGAATTCTATCAGGCAGGGGTGGAGCTCATGGGCCCTGGCAGTCCTGCAACTGATGCAGAAGTGGTGGCGCTGGCCGTCACAGGTCTCCTGCGTTCCGGCCTTACGGAATTCACCGTCTGCCTGGGGCAGGTGGAATTCCTGACGGGCATCCTCAATCAGTATCGCCTGAGTAAAGAGGAACAGGACAACCTGAAAGCAGCCATGGAGCGCCGCAATCTGGTGGAACTCAATGAACTGGTGGATGCTCTGAATCTGCCGGAAAATGCCAAGACGGTCTTGAAGAAACTGCCGCTGCTGAATGGCGGGGAAGAACTGCTGAAGGAAGCTTACGATTTGGCCCTCAATGAGCAGAGCCGCCGGGCTTTGGATAATCTGGCAGAAATCTACCGCCTGCTGAAGGCCTACAAAGTCGAACAGTATGTGCGCTTTGACCTGGGCATCATCCGGGATTTCAGCTATTATACCGGCATGGTCTTTGAAGTCTATGCGCCGGGGCTGGGTTATCCCCTCTGTGGCGGCGGCCGCTATGACCATCTGCTGGCAGATTTCGGCACGGCCTGCCCGGCTACGGGTTTTGCCTTAGGCATTGAACGCATCCTGCTGGCCATTGAACGGCAGCAGCTGCCTATGCACAGTCTGCCCCGTGATATCTATGTGGGTTATGCTGCAGGGAAGGAAACGCAGGCCATTGAGCGGGCTGCTGCTTTGCGGGCAGAAGGCAAGTCGGTGGAACTGGCTGTTAGCAGCCAGACAGAAGCAGCGGCGAAAGACAGCCAACAGCAGAAAAATTACGCTGCTTTGGAATACATACAATGA
- a CDS encoding YerC/YecD family TrpR-related protein, translated as MVNPKLRDAQNDMLFKAILSLESLEECYQFFEDICTISELKALSQRLEVARMLQGGHIYDDIVARTGASTATISRVKRCLNYGADGYKIVLDRLPADNAE; from the coding sequence GTGGTTAATCCTAAACTGCGTGATGCACAGAATGATATGCTCTTTAAGGCCATTTTATCCTTGGAATCCCTGGAAGAATGCTATCAGTTCTTCGAGGACATCTGCACCATCAGTGAGCTCAAGGCCCTGTCTCAGCGACTCGAAGTAGCCCGGATGCTGCAGGGCGGCCATATCTACGATGATATCGTGGCCCGTACCGGTGCCAGCACCGCTACCATCAGCCGGGTGAAGCGCTGTCTGAACTACGGCGCTGACGGCTATAAGATTGTGCTGGATCGGTTGCCGGCAGACAACGCAGAATGA
- a CDS encoding twin-arginine translocation signal domain-containing protein has protein sequence MEKSFLIPISRRDFMKMAGMATVGVLAEGAIGGAVTVEAARKSGGTMTYAGKEIPVLFAVDVCVAGGGPHWRSGRYRCSLGAEKADCCQ, from the coding sequence ATGGAAAAATCTTTTTTGATTCCGATATCCCGCCGTGATTTTATGAAAATGGCAGGCATGGCCACCGTGGGGGTTCTGGCAGAAGGCGCTATTGGCGGGGCAGTTACCGTGGAGGCCGCCCGCAAGTCTGGCGGTACTATGACCTATGCCGGCAAGGAGATTCCCGTGTTGTTCGCCGTGGATGTGTGTGTGGCGGGCGGTGGCCCGCATTGGCGAAGCGGCAGGTATCGCTGCAGCCTGGGGGCTGAAAAAGCAGATTGCTGCCAATGA
- a CDS encoding M15 family metallopeptidase — protein sequence MFKSKKILIAMLSACALNPIMPTWSTNHVWVAEAKQASGIDYLVLVNKTHKLPADYEAKVPLVTVKNSMGREFQIERDTYAHFVQLREALLKQGIQIEMDSIYRSVARQQEIVKEFTQKYGEDYVKKYVAVPGYSEHHTGLAVDICLVVDGKVVDDNDEMIAQKDIFARIHPLLADYGFILRYPQGKESITGYSYEPWHFRYVGKDVAKEICRRGMTFEEYMTAAVPEHASPK from the coding sequence ATGTTCAAAAGCAAAAAAATCCTTATCGCCATGCTGTCTGCGTGTGCGCTGAATCCAATTATGCCGACATGGAGTACAAACCATGTTTGGGTGGCAGAAGCCAAACAGGCAAGTGGCATAGATTATCTTGTCTTGGTGAATAAGACGCACAAACTTCCCGCTGATTATGAAGCCAAGGTACCTTTGGTGACGGTGAAGAATTCCATGGGGCGCGAATTCCAGATTGAGCGCGACACATATGCTCATTTTGTTCAATTGCGGGAAGCTTTGTTGAAGCAAGGTATTCAGATTGAGATGGATTCCATTTATCGGAGTGTAGCCCGACAGCAGGAGATCGTGAAGGAATTTACCCAAAAATATGGAGAGGACTATGTTAAAAAATATGTAGCTGTCCCCGGTTATTCCGAGCATCATACCGGGTTGGCGGTGGATATCTGTTTGGTAGTGGATGGTAAGGTTGTCGATGATAACGACGAGATGATAGCCCAAAAAGATATCTTTGCCAGGATACACCCTTTGTTGGCTGATTATGGATTCATACTGCGTTATCCACAGGGGAAGGAAAGCATTACCGGTTACAGTTACGAACCATGGCATTTTCGTTATGTAGGGAAAGATGTGGCTAAGGAAATCTGCCGCAGGGGCATGACTTTCGAGGAATATATGACGGCAGCCGTTCCGGAGCATGCTTCCCCAAAATGA
- a CDS encoding MFS transporter, with protein MERLSFWAKNDLSVLFLLSIFMNGFETGGYQASLLYVGQEFDLSIGQQGMLAAVELFATMIAPLLLGALADKIGKQIMLVVFTACRVISAAIILLATNSLIFALGIFVLGFACSIVQYVAIAGMQDAYPLTRNRRMGYITAMFALGAVIAPLVVGASLETPWGWRTFFALSALIFLVLTVGLAKTSFAPREESSPAELAKAEGGIYYKGAALLCIIMFIYVGVENGLCFFLNSFMQDTMNSSRGYLALSLFWLAMIPSRFLCAFLADYRSRLIYIVPLGAALTLALLAVLTQELLAFIVVFVCGFFCGGVYPNVLTYVADFAGGRTATVTAAITVATGVGAMVISASFGYLHEHFGFSGAFLVLAALLGVDILVAAMVPRLRR; from the coding sequence AGATTGAGTTTTTGGGCGAAAAATGATTTATCCGTATTATTCCTGTTGTCCATTTTCATGAATGGTTTCGAGACAGGCGGTTATCAGGCGTCTCTGCTCTATGTGGGGCAGGAATTTGATCTGTCGATCGGTCAGCAGGGAATGTTGGCTGCCGTGGAGCTGTTTGCCACCATGATTGCACCGTTGCTGCTCGGTGCTTTGGCCGATAAGATTGGCAAGCAGATCATGTTGGTGGTGTTTACAGCCTGCCGGGTGATATCGGCAGCCATTATCCTATTGGCCACCAATTCCCTGATTTTTGCTCTGGGCATCTTTGTGCTGGGCTTTGCCTGCAGCATCGTGCAGTATGTAGCCATTGCCGGGATGCAGGATGCCTATCCCCTTACCCGCAATCGCCGCATGGGCTATATCACCGCCATGTTTGCCCTTGGTGCTGTCATAGCGCCGTTGGTGGTGGGCGCTTCCCTGGAAACGCCCTGGGGCTGGCGGACCTTCTTTGCCCTGAGCGCGCTCATCTTTCTTGTCCTTACCGTTGGCCTGGCCAAAACGAGTTTTGCTCCCCGGGAAGAATCATCGCCTGCTGAACTGGCCAAAGCTGAAGGCGGCATCTATTACAAGGGCGCAGCCTTGCTGTGCATCATTATGTTCATCTATGTCGGGGTGGAAAATGGCCTGTGCTTTTTCCTGAACAGTTTCATGCAGGATACAATGAATTCCTCCCGTGGCTATCTGGCCTTATCGCTATTCTGGCTGGCCATGATTCCGTCGCGCTTCCTCTGTGCTTTCCTGGCGGATTACCGCAGCCGGCTTATCTATATCGTCCCGTTGGGCGCGGCTTTGACCCTGGCCTTGTTGGCTGTGCTGACGCAGGAACTGTTGGCCTTTATTGTCGTATTTGTCTGCGGCTTCTTTTGCGGCGGCGTCTATCCCAATGTGCTGACCTATGTGGCAGATTTTGCCGGTGGACGCACGGCGACGGTTACGGCGGCTATCACAGTGGCAACCGGTGTGGGGGCGATGGTCATATCCGCATCCTTTGGTTACCTGCACGAGCATTTTGGCTTTTCAGGAGCTTTTCTGGTTCTCGCAGCACTTTTGGGTGTGGATATTCTAGTGGCGGCGATGGTGCCACGCCTGCGGCGTTAG